One genomic region from Cellulomonas fengjieae encodes:
- a CDS encoding LacI family DNA-binding transcriptional regulator, whose translation MQTRLADIAQQAQVSTATVSRVLNGRPGVSGATRQAVLAALDLLGFERPAALTTKSVGLVGLVVPELTNPVFPAFADAIERRLSEARFTPLLCTQAPGGTTEDRYVEVLLDHAVNGIVFVSGLHADTQANLGRYHRLRNSGVPIVLVNGYTPEIDAPFVSTDDAAAVDLSVDHLVSLGHRRIGLAIGPERYVPARRKVAAFGAALARHGLDDGEVHVSTSLFTAEGGQAAAAELLATGHTALVCGSDLMAFGAVRAARSAGLRVPQDVSVVGYDDSPLVAFTDPPLTTVRQPVEALCRAAVDVLLAQMRGEKASREEQLFAPELVVRGSTGGRI comes from the coding sequence GTGCAGACCCGGCTGGCGGACATCGCGCAACAGGCGCAGGTGAGCACGGCGACGGTCTCCCGCGTGCTCAACGGCCGCCCGGGCGTCTCCGGCGCCACCCGGCAGGCGGTGCTCGCCGCGCTCGACCTGCTCGGCTTCGAGCGCCCCGCCGCCCTGACGACGAAGTCGGTGGGTCTGGTCGGCCTGGTCGTCCCGGAGCTCACCAACCCGGTGTTCCCGGCGTTCGCCGACGCCATCGAGCGGCGGCTGTCCGAGGCCCGGTTCACGCCGCTGCTGTGCACGCAGGCGCCGGGCGGCACCACCGAGGACCGGTACGTCGAGGTGCTCCTGGACCACGCCGTGAACGGCATCGTGTTCGTCTCCGGGCTGCATGCCGACACCCAGGCCAACCTCGGCCGGTACCACCGGCTGCGCAACTCCGGCGTGCCGATCGTGCTGGTCAACGGCTACACGCCCGAGATCGACGCGCCCTTCGTCTCGACCGACGACGCCGCGGCGGTCGACCTCTCCGTCGACCATCTCGTCTCGCTCGGGCACCGGCGCATCGGGCTGGCGATCGGTCCCGAGCGGTACGTGCCCGCGCGGAGGAAGGTGGCCGCGTTCGGTGCCGCCCTCGCGCGGCACGGGCTCGACGACGGCGAGGTCCACGTGAGCACGTCGCTGTTCACCGCGGAGGGCGGGCAGGCCGCCGCCGCGGAGCTGCTCGCCACCGGCCACACCGCCCTCGTGTGCGGCTCGGACCTCATGGCGTTCGGCGCCGTCCGCGCCGCGCGCTCGGCCGGGCTGCGCGTGCCTCAGGACGTGTCGGTGGTCGGCTACGACGACTCCCCCCTCGTGGCGTTCACGGACCCGCCGCTGACCACGGTGCGCCAGCCGGTCGAGGCCCTGTGCCGCGCGGCGGTGGACGTGCTGCTGGCGCAGATGCGGGGGGAGAAGGCGTCGCGCGAGGAGCAGCTCTTCGCCCCGGAGCTGGTTGTGCGAGGGTCGACGGGTGGACGGATCTGA